gggaactGGCCCCACGCACCCTGCGCCTTGAGCCCTGGCCACCCACCCCGGACTCGCCCTccacagctgtcagaggggggtCCGTGCCCATGTCAGCCCGGGGTCTTCTGACCGCAGGCCCCCCTCAGTCTGGGCCCCCCCCTGCCGTGGGACAAGGCCCTGCTGCTGGTGGCACACAGCTGCTGGTGCAGGCTGGCCTGCGTCTGGGCCGGGGCTGTGGTAGTGACCTGGGCCTGAAGGTCGTGGTCTTGGGCTTGGCCCTGTGTCCCCTGGTCCGGTGAGGCGGCCGGGCCAGGAGGAGAAGCCGGGGGTCTCCCTGGCCACTCTGGTCAGACCCCGTCGCCCCCGGGCCCAGTCCTCCGCCCGATTTGGTGGATTAGCCAGTCAAGCTCCCAGGTGTGGGGAGCAGACGTGGCTTTTCCTGTGGGGTTACCTGCCACCTGTACTGAGGCCACCACGGGCCACACTGAGCCGACCTCGGGGTGACACGGCCCCAGCTGGACAGGCTGGCCCTCGGCCGGCCAGTCCTCAGCtcaggggaggggctgctccTGACTTCCCAGGTTCCCGAGGAAGCTGCCTCCTCCtacgcccccaccccctggccccagAGTCCCAGGAGGCGTCTCCCAGTCTCTCCCCGCTCTCTGACTTCTGACCCGCCTCTTACGAACCTGCGTGACCCTGGGTAACCCAGGGCCCTCTCCTACCTTCCGCTGCATCGCGTTTGCCAAGTCCCTGGTCCACGTGGGGCCGCCCGGTCGCGGGGGTCAGGACGGGGACGTCTCAGGCCCCTGCTCGCACACGTCCTCCTCCTTCAGCTCCCACGGCAGCCACACTGTGCGTGTCTGTCCCTCTAGACGCGGTGCCCGGCCTGCCTCCCGGCCCCAGGGCTCCGCACGCCTCCTGGCCCCCTGCTCTTCCCCAGGGACCCCCCAGCCTTGCTCTGCAGGTCTCTGGCACCACAGCTGGCCGGGCTCGTTGGCCGcccccccctcccagggctgcctggtgCCTGTGTCGCCCGTGTCCTGGTCCCCCGCCCCTGGGCGTCTGCCAGTCGGCCTGGTGTCTGAGGCTTGGGGACGTGTCCGTCTCGCACCCGGTTTATTTAGTGAAGGAGTCTCACCTTTCTTCGCCTGCCCCCGCCCTGTGAGAGGAGCCTGATTAACAACCCCCCCCACAGGGGGGCCACTCAGGACAGGAGCGGGCAGCCGGCGTCTCCTGTCTCCCGTCAGGCAGGAGGGCCTCTTGGTGCCCTGCCGCCCACGCCGCCCCTCGCGCCCGCACAGCCCGAGGGGCGGGCGGTCACCTGGCCCTTCCCCCCCGCACAGAGGAGGAGCTCAGGAAGCTGCGAGAGGAGACCAACGCCGAGACGCTGCGGCAGGAGCTGGACCGGGAGCGGCAGCGGCGGATCGAGCTGGAGCAGAAGGTCCAGGAGGTGCTGAAAGCCAGGTAAGCAGGTGTCCACGGCCCGGTGAGCAGGTGCCCATGGCCAGGTGAggaggtgcaggggcagggtgagcaGCAGCGGAGGGACCCCGGCGGGTCCCGGAGTCTCCTGCCCAggctcctctcctttcccctccgaGTCCCCACTTAGTCGGCTGCAGGTGGGGACGGTCACTTGGGCGGCTGGCCCCTGGGAGCAGGGCCGTGCAGGCTGGGCCCCCTCCCCGACCACGGCTTCCTCCCCCGGACTCCGCCCCCACCCATCGCcgcacccagggccctgcacgCCCTCTGCTGGCTCCTGTCCTGCGGGTCCTCCGCGCTTCCTCTGTGTTTTCTGCTCCGGGTGACGGTTTTGGGGTTATGGTCCTGTAAACCGGGCGAGCCCTTGGAGATGTGGGAGCAGTGAGTCACTTGTGTGAACAAAGCAGAAactgcaccccctcctccctgaagCCAAGGGTGTGCGTGTTGTGCTGAGTGAGGGTCTCCGGGCCCTACAGTCCCGATCCTggggcccctgctcccccaggCCCCGCTGCGGGTCACCTGGAGCAGTGCCTTCCCCACGTCCTGGGGTGTCTGCCAGACGGGCGTGCTGGGAGCCCAGACGCAGCAGCCTGGACCAATGCAGAGCCagggggccgggcgggcgggctgggGCAGGCGGGCGACGCCACCCGCGGGATGGATGGTGGGGCCAGGCCTGTGGCTGAAAGTCCTGCCGATGGTCAGGAGCTGGTGCCTCCAGGAGAGGGGTCCGGGGCCGGGAGACCGCCAAGGCTGGGGGTGGCTGGGCCACATGGGGACCTGGGCACAGccggctggggcagggggtcGCCCAGTCTGTAGCCTTGCGTGCTTGGTGCTTGAGGATTCCGTGTGTTGAGTGTCTTTCGTTAGCAGGCCAGTTAATTAGCGGCAGAGAGCCGTGCATTCTGAGCCTAACGGTAAAGCAAGGAGCAAGTGCGTGACAATATTACAGGAGAGAAAAGGGCGTTTACGAGGCCCGTTTTCTTGGTCGTTCAGAGGAAAAGTCTTGCCTCTCATGACACAGCGGGGGCTGCGGAGGGAGCCCGCTGGTGCTGCGTGTGCGTGGCACGGCGCGGTTTCCTGTGAGCGCTGGGATCGGCTGGGCTGCCCTGCCCGTGTTTTGTGCAGAAGACAtcaggcccctcccctctcctctcccctctcccctcttccagaGCCGAGGAGCAGACGGCCCCGCAGCCTCCGAAAAGCCAGGCCCAGCTCAGTAACGGCGCAGGTAGGCCCCCTCCAGGCGGGTGCTGGTGGTGCTGGAGGGTGTCCGTCCTGCTCCGGGACCCATGTGCTGGCCGCCggggcctcctcctgcccagttCCTCCCCCGGGGTCCGGGTGCAGGGTCGGCTGCCGCGCCCCTAGAGCCCCGGTCCCCTTGGGTTCTCGGGCTCCACagcggggggcaggggctccccgGCAGGAGCAGCGCAGGGGACCCGAGGACCCCGTGACGAGGATGGGTCTCCTGTGGGCGGGGCGTGCAGGGTGCCAGACCCGGACTCTGAGGGTCCCTGTGGCCCTGTCCCCGCGAGAAACCGCATCCGGGCTGTGTCCGAGGGAGAGCCgtggccccggggtgggggcaccCAGTACAGCCCAGCGTGagggtggcaggggcaggagtCTGGGTGGGGCCAGTCCTGCAGCCGGGGCTCTGGACCCCCAAACCCGTCCGCTCAGAGCAGGCCGAGCCACACCTGGGGGTCGGCACACTACAGCCCGTCATTGCTTTTGTGTTTTGAGTGTTTTTACACATTTTAGTGGttgaaaaaagaacattttatggCTTGTGAACGTTACCTGCGTTTCAAATGTCCGTGTCAGGAAGTACCCCGGGTCTGTAGCTGCTGCGGGGAACAGAGCCGACCCTGCCTCCCACTCGGAGCCCCCGCCCCATCAGGAGCCCCCAGGCCCTCTCCACTcctctgtgggggctgggggtaggggctCCCTCTCGCCCAGCCCTCTGAGGGTGGTggacagcgccccctgcaggcggcTCCAAGACCTGCCGTCTGACGGGCAGACTGCTGCGCCCACAATGCCCCGGTTCTGTGGGATTCGTCCTGGTTTTCTGGGTCTGTGGTGGGGTGGCTTTCTCGATCCTTGGCTGTGGAGCAGAGGCCACTTTGTTGCGGGGGCCCCCATAGCACCCTGTCCCCGACACCTGTCCCCTGGCTGGGGCTCAGGGTCCTGGGAGCGAGCCCCCCcagccactcccctcccccccgggtGGACCAGTGCGCCCAGTAGGATGGGAGGCAGGCTCTCGCAGGCCCCCGTGGGCCGCGCTGCCCAGACGGCACCCACGTGGGGACGGCCTCAGTCAGGCGGGGCCCTGGGCGAGGCCCATGGAAACCCACCGGGCCCAGCTGGGCTGGCGTGTGCCTGTTGGTGGAAGCAGGTCCGGCCCCCTGCTCGtgggcctgcccctccctgcctctccctgcccctccctgcccctccctgcccccgtcggggcttcctccagcccctgcccgccCTTCTGCCGCCCCGTGGCCCCTGTGGCCCCGCTCCTCAGCGGACCCGCCTGTCCCCACAGACCGGCGCAGCCAGGGGCTGTGCCCCCGCGTGCAGAAGTGGCTGTACGAGAAGTTCGGGGAGTACGTGGAGGACTTCCGGTTCCAGCCCGAGGAGAGCACCGTGGAGACGGAGGAGCCCCTCAGCGCCCGAAGGTGGGCCTGCCCGGGGGGCCTCCAGGGGGCAGGCCGGCTCTCGGGGAAGCCAGGAGGTGGGGCTGCCTGTGGCGTGGCTGCGCCGGCCTCCAGGGACCGGCCCCCCGTGGCTGATGCGCACAGTTTTCACAGGTTCCTGGGGGCCGCTGCACTGCCGTGCCCGCCACTCTGGTCTGACTTGTGTGTGTGACACACGGGGACCGTGGGCTCCCGGGGCACCAGCCGGTCGGGTTCCTGGGGAGCGTGGGTGGGAGATGAGGGACAGAACCCCCTCCGGTGTGGGGGGCAGCAGCCCGGCGAATCTGGGTGGGTGGCTCCCGCACGTCAGGGTCGCCCGTGCTGCCCGAGTGCCAGCACAGCCCGGCAGGCGCCGTGTCGGGGGCGCGGCCACAGGTGAGAGCCTGCTGgtgctcacctccctcccccctgcctttCAGGTTAACCGAGAACATGCGGCGACTCAGTAAGTTCCCGGCCGGGGCTGGGCCCCCCggtgggcgtggggctgggccccctgctgggggtggggctgggccctggtgggtgtggggctgggccctggtgggtgtggggctgggccctggtgggtgtggggctgggccctggtgggcgtggggctgggccctggggggtgtggggctgggccccccggtgggggtggggctggcccccctgctgggggtggggctgggccctggggggtgtggggctgggccctggggggcgtggggctgggccctggtgggtgtggggctgggccccctaatgggtgtggggctgggccctggggggtgtggggctgggccccccggtgggtgtggggctgggccctggtgggtgtggggctgggcccctGGTGGGCGTGGGGCTGAGCCCCCTAATGGGTGTGGGGCCGGGCCCTGGTGGGCGTGGGGCCCTGCGATCTTTCTAGAAAGCCTCTCCCGCCTGCGGATTGCCTTGCCGCGGGCCCCCGGGCTGTGGGGCCAGCCCGACCTCCAGGCCGGCCTGCGGGCCGGCTGACCGTGCCCTCCGTCCTGTCCCCAGAGCGCGGCGCCAAGCCTGTCACCAGCTTCGTGAAGAACCTCTCTGCCTTATCCGACTGGTACTCTGTCTACACGTCCGCCATCGCCTTCACCGTGAGTGCGCCCTGCCGGGTGGGCGCCCTCCCCGTGCGGacggcctcagtttctccagcgtgagggtgccggggggggggggtcaggagGAGGTCACCCTGCCTGGCAGAGGGCGGTGCTCTGGTCTGCTCCCCCAGGCGGGCGGAGGAGACAGCGGGGAGTTCCGTCTGCCCCTGTGGGACCCGGGGCCCCTCCTACTGGGTGCCACACGGTGACCTGGGGGCCAGGCCGGCCTGCGAGCCACCGGTCCTGGGACAGGGGAAGGCGTCCCCTAGGGTGGACAGGGGGCTCCGGGGACAACGGCCCTGGCCTGCTGTGCCCCCAGCCAccgcccgccctccccgccgCAGGTCTACATGAACGCCGTGTGGCATGGCTGGGCGCTGCCCATGTTCCTGTTCCTGGCCATTTTGAGGTTGTCCCTCAACTACCTCATAGCCAGGTAGGCGGGCCGGCGGGCCTCGGGGGTGGCTGGGCTGTGTCCCCATGTTGCCGCGCGCACACACTGGCGTTGGGGGTCAGCCCTGGGGCAGGCTCCCAACCCCCAGGTTTGCTGGAGCCGCCGAGGGCGATTCCTGAACtccccagtccctcctcccccaggtccCCCCAGATCCCCCCAGATCCCCCAGATCCCCCCAGACCACCAGGaagatgtggggtgggggtggacggAGCACCAAGGGTGCTGGGCCCTGCGAGTCCCCTGCAGCGTTTGTGGGACcggagctggggcagagggagccccGGGCTCTTGCAGCCGTGGGGGCTCTGGAGGGAGGCCAGCGTCCTGGTGCCCACACCCATGTCCCCGGGCCACCGGGTCCCGCTGAGCCTGAGGTTGCCCCGGCACAGCGACCTCGTTGCCACCGGGCCTGAGGGCCCTGCGCTCCGTGTCCGGCTTGGCCGTGCAGCATGCTCCTACACCCTCGCTGTCCGGGCACCTCCCAGGGCCGGCCCCCTGGACACGGGCTTCCTGGGGCACGTTCCGATGTGCCGGGGAAGGGGCCGCGCCCAGACGAGACTCATCCACCACAGGCCCTAGGCTGCCCCACCCACGCCCCTTGAAAGGCTGCTTGTCTCATCGCCCCTGGGGGCTTTTAAATGCGTCCCCCTTGGGAGGGCCACCTGAGTGGTCTGCACCAGAGAGTGGCCCTGGTGGTCCCAGACGTGAGGGGCAGGGGCTTCCGAAGCCCCTTGTGGCCGAGCCCCAGGGTGCTGCTCCCACCGGGCGCTCTGGGCGGGGCCTGAGGCGGCCCTATGACTCTGAGCCGTCTCCTGTCGCCAGGGGCTGGAGGATTCAGTGGAGCATCGTGCCGGAAGTGTCCGAAGTGGTGGTGAGTCCCGGGGGTGAAGGTCTCGCCCGTCTCCACAGGGTCAGGCCCTGACTGGGCCCCCCACAGGTCGCTGGGGCCTCCGGGTGCAGCTGCGTGGGTGCCCACCCAGAGTCCTGCCTGCCCGGGAGAGGCCTGTGGGGGAGGCGGCCAGCCGTCCCCAGCCCGGAGCCCCGGGCAGCTGCTCCCTGACCCCTTGGTAGCTGGCAGCCCCAGTCCCCCTCactggccccccacccctggctgcccCGCCCCGCTCTCCTGAGCTCCCCCGGCTGGGCAGCAGTGGGCGGGTTGAGGTGGCCAGCGGGCTGGCCCAGCACGGGGCAGAGCGGGTCAGCCCTGACTCCGGCCTGCGGCCTGACTCTGCCGTTGATGTCGTACTGGCCGAGTGCCTGACACCTGCTCAGTGGCACGCGCCTTGGCTGCCTCGGGGCTGGGGCATGCCCTTGGCTGAGGGGCTGTGGCAGAGACGCACCTGTCCACTCTCTGGCCCCGACACAGGAAACATCTGCTGACCTCGCTCTAGGGAGGACTGGCCCCTGGCAGAACCCCTGGGTGTGGGCAGGAAGCCGCCCTCAGGGCCTGGTCCGATGTtggagcacctactctgtgcatgggcacacagtaggtgtgctGCGTGGGCGGTGCTGGCAGGGCCCCTGAGACGGGTCAGAGAGCAAGTCCGGGGCCAGGCCTGTGTCCACCAGGGCCAGGGGGCTCTCGGGAGGGTTCTGTTGGACGAGCTTGCATACGCAGGACCAGATCCGGTGCCctgttgcctcagtttccccgcctGTACATTGAGGTGGGGGTCTGCGTGGTCTCAGGCAGCTTCAGAGGGGAGCCTCAGCCCTGTGGTTGTGGGGGTGTCCAttgcctgcccgcccccccctcAGGTGGAAGGGGGTGTCCTCCAGAAGGGCCGCCCCGTGTGGGCCCCCCTGGCCGTGGGGCAGCAGAgcggcccggccccggccccgggcggGAGGCCCCGTGCGTGCTGTTCTGTGGGTGACGTCTCCGAACGGTCCGTCTGAGAGGGCACGCGCTCTCCCCTCTGACCGAAGGAGCCCCCGAAGGAGGACCTGACCGTGTCCGAGAAGTTCCAGCTGGTACTGGACGTCGCCCAGAAGGCCCAGGTGAGGCCCCGGCCCCCGCCTCCCTGCCCGGTCTGGCTGCCGTCAGCTGCCCTGCACGCCCACCCGAGACAGCCCCCAGGCGCGGCAGGGTCCCCTCGTCCGGTCAGAGCCCCTGCCGGCCGGGCCCGGCCAGCCCGTGGGGTGGGGGCCCGACACCACCCTCCCTGCACTGACCCACGACTCAGAGAGGACTCCTCCCGGAGCTCAGCcccgggcgggggggcggggtgggaccACGGGCTGCAGCGCCCGGCTCCGGTCTCCCAGGGGGGCTGCCCGGGACCCCGGGGCCCTCCTGGCGCTGCCGTGAGAACCAGCAGCCCCGGGGTCCGCCCTAACCTTGGCCGTGGCTTCCCACAGAACCTCTTCGGCAAGATGGCCGACATCCTGGAGAAGATCAAGAAGTAAGTCCCCGCTGGCCCGCCCGCACCCTCGGCCCCCCGAGTCGGGTGCGCCCGCGCCCGGCTGAGCCCCGCCTGTCCCCCGTGCAGCCTGTTCATGTGGGTGCAGCCGGAGATCACGCAGAAGCTGTACGTGGGGCTGTGGGCCGCCTTCCTGGCCTCCTGCTTCTTCCCCTACCGCCTGCTGGGGCTGGCCATGGGTGAGCGGACGGTGTCCCCgaccccggggggagggggctcggGGCGGGGCCGCCCGCCTCTCCCCCAGTGACGTGGGCTGTGTGCCCCCCAGGACTCTACGCCGGGATCAAGTTTTTCCTCATCGACTTCATCTTCAAACGCTGCCCCAGGCTGCGAGCCAAGTATGACACCCCCTACATCATCTGGAAGAGCCTGCCCACCGACCCCCAGCTCAAGGAGCGCGCCAGCGCCGCCGCCGTGCCCCGCAGGGTGAGCACACCCCTGCCTCCCGCGGGGgatcctgggggcgggggctgcccctGCTCTGCGTTCACGCTTGGTCCCCGGGGCCTCCCGTCTCCCCTGCTTCGTGGGGCCCTGGAAACAGACAGCGGAGGAGAAGTCCCTGTGAGTTGGCTCTGCTGTGTGGAAGGGCCGGCCAGCCCCGGGTGGGGCCCCGTGCTGCCTGGTCCCCCGGGGACCCTCCCACAGACTCCCAGGGatgggcaggcccagggcccacaggCTGTGGGGTGTCGGCCATGGCCGCAGAGAGCCCAGGGACCTCGGGAGGAGGAGGGCACACTGGCGGTGGTCCCTCGGGGTGGGTGCCAGGTTCTGCCGTCTCCGGCTCTGAGGCTTAGGTGACCAGGCCGCGCTGCACCGGAGGTGGGCGTCCCCGTGCTCATGGGATGGTGCTGGGTCCACCTTTCCTTCGTCGGGCACTGTGTCCGGAGTCAGCCCAGGTGCTGCTCTCGGGGGCTCAGACAGGTGGGGCAGTCCTGGGCCCAGTAGAACTCCCGGAAGgtccaggagggcttcctggaggaggcggcaTTGGCTTGCAGTGTCTCGTGCTTGAGTGTGCTCTGAGGAGAAGGGTGTTTGGTAACCTGTTGGCCCTGCTGTCAGTGGGAGGGAAGGTCTGGGTCATGGTCCCGCTTGGGGACAATGAGGCTCGTCGGGAGCCTGAACTCGGCAGCTAGGCGCTCAGGGGGCGCATGTGAGGCGGTGGGTCCCAGGGAGGAGGCGGAGAGACCCGCAGCCTGGCTCCCGGCCGGCGAGGGGCAGCCCTCTGCGGCCTGGATGGGGCCTTCCTGGGGTCAGGAGCACTTCGTGCTGGCCACTCCCAAGAGACCGTGAGGGGGGCCGGGGCGTGGGCCCCTGGGCAGGTGGCCACTCTGCACGGGTGGGGCCCGGGCCGGCAGCTCGCCGAGCCTGTGTGCGTGTCCGATCTGGTGTCACACGGACCCCGGTTCTCTTTTGTCACGGCCCCCCGTGTGTGTCTGCTGTCTCCCTCCCGGCCAGCCGTCAGGGCAGGACAAGGTACGGCGCCCCGGGGAGCCCTGCCCTCCCGCGGGGCCGCTGCTGTGCTGTGCCTCTGCCTTTCCGACGCTGCCGCTGCCGGCCTGTCCCTCGACCGGTTCCGGCTGCGCCCTCGGCCCGGGTCTgcgtgtgtgggggtgggggctccgtGTGGCGTTTTAGGGTGCGGGCATCGCTGGGGGAATGGGGTGTCCCCTCGGCAGTGGGGCTTCTCACCCAGCGGGAGAGGCTCCGATGAGGCCCAGGCGCCCACCGGGGCCTGCGGGGGAGCCGGCACCCCACAGCCGGGCGCACACGGCCGTCCCGTGCACGTGTCTGCGTCTGCTGCTGGCGTGAGGGGCGGCCGTGCGTGTCCCGGCCCCCGTCCCCCGTCCCCCGTCCCCCGTCCCCTCATCCCTCTCCGCGCCGGCCCGGCTGACGGGGACGCCGTGCTGTCGGCAGCTGCAGACGACGGCCTCTCGCAGCTGTGTGTCCAGCGCGCCCGCCGGCCTGAGCAGGGACGACGACGCCGGCCGCTTCCACGGCGCCAAGAAGGGCAGTTTCCACGAGATCTTCAACCTGACGGAGAACGAGCGGCCGCTGGCAGGTGCGTGAGCCACGCGCCTGAGACCCGCATGgccggggcaggagggggggCCGCCCCGTCGTGGGGTTGGTGGGGGGCTGCCGCCTCGGTTTGACTTCCCGCCCGGCGGAGAGGGTCCGTCTGCAGCGCCCGGCTGCGCGGCAGACACCCAGCTGGACTGGGCCCCCGAGGTCCCTCCAGCCCGGCACCACGGGCCGAGGCCGGTCTGTGGCCGGTCTGACACGGGGGCCCAGGTCTCTGCTCACCTCCCAGAAAGGATCTCCCCTCGAAACCCCCAAACCACCAGGCTGGCGGGGAACCGGGCTCTTCCAGTTTTCTGGCCCGTAGCACCGTGCCGGCCAGGGAAAGAAAGCCCTGGAGAATTTAGGCTCAGTTTGACCCTCTGAACCCTCCTGGTCCTTGGACCTGGACTGTGAAACGCCCTCAGGGTCTGGCTTGCCTTCCCCTGCTCTGCGACCGGCGTCCTTGCCCTTggaacacacaaaacaaagagCCCGCCCGCGCTGGCGGAGGAGGGCCCCcagggcttccctcctcccccccgaCACTCGGTGGCCTCGGCCTGGGGGCGAGAgtgcgggtgggggtgggcaccGTGCGGCGGCCCCCCTCGCACCCCTGCAGACCCCGAGTCGTGTCCCTGCAGTGTGCGAGAGCGGCTGGCGCTGCTGCCTCATCAACCGGGACCGCAAGATGCCCACGGACTACATCCGCAACGGCGTGCTGTACGTGACGGAGAAGTGAGTGAGGGGCCtcctgggggatgggggggagtGTCGGGGTGCGGGCGGGGTCCTCCTCACGCTCCTTGTGGGGAGCAGCAGCCCGGAGACGGCTCTGCCTTTTCTGCCCTAGAACGAGATTGCACTCAGTTTATCCCCAAGGCTGCGCACCCCGCCCTGTGTGAGAGGCTGGGCGGGGGCTGTTCTCAGTTTCGGGGGGCCCCCGGCCCATTGTCCCCCACActcgcagcagcagcagccaggggcCCAGGCTCCCCTCTCCAACCCTGGATGAGGGGCCTGGCCGAGGAGACCCCGGCCAGGCCTCAGGGACACTCGGGTGCCTCACTGGGGGTGTCCCAGGGTGCCAGCGCCTTGGGGGCGCGTTTCAAGTTCGGTGCAAAGCGGGAGGTTTTTAACCTTGAAAGTTTGTGGAGctgtttttaaaagtggaatCTTTTGTCAAAGGCGAGAGCACCTGACAGGCAAGGGGTGCTCTCTGTTTGGGTCACCTTTcgtcccctggggctggggcggccAGGGCTGGCGGCCCCCCGGGTTCATGCAGGTGCTGGGTCTTGCCCCGCCCCCCGTAGCTACCTGTGCTTCGAGAGCTCCAAGTCCGGCTCCTCCAAGAGGAACAAAGTCATCCGGCTGGCGGACATCACGGACATCCAGAAGGTCGGtgtgccccccctccccgggttttccttttccctccagtCGGGGGCGAGGACAGCCACGGGGGCACAGGCCAGCGGGGTTTGCTGGGAGGGCGGACCTACTTCCCAGTCGGGCAGGTGCCACCTGGAGACTGCTCGGGTACGGCTCcctcccagtcagggctcccCTTCCGGAAGGCCCCCGGGCCCTGCCGCCCCCACCTCCTGTGGGCCGGCGCCTGGCGTCCCCCCACAGGTTTGGGGGGACAGCGCGGTGAGGTGGGCCCAGCCGTCAGGGTCTGGGCCCCTCTGACTGCGGGGCAGTCTGACTCTCGTCCCTAAGGACCCCCTaacccccgcccccggccccaggcATGGTTTAGGTGAGGGCATGGCCAGCCGTCCCCACTCTGGCATTTTCCCCGACGGGTGGCCCCATGGAGTGGGCACCCTTGTGGGTATTGGGGCCCACCTGCTCCCCGCAGTGCGTCTCGTGGTCCACGGGCCCCACAGGGGACACTCCAGGGGCAGGGGGGGCGGTGGGGCCCTGTCCCCTGACAGGCCTGTGGTGACGTCATGTGCTCCCGTCCCCAGTACAAGGTCCTGTCTGTCCTCCCGGGGTCAGGCATGGGGATCGCCGTGTCGACGCCTTCCACCCAGAAAGTAagtgcgggcgggcgggcggccccgGGGTGGGTATGGCCGGGCTTCCCTGCGGCGGGCTCAGAGCCCCTGACCCTAGGggttcccctcccacccccctccatcCCTTGTGGCTGCAGGAACCTCCTGTCACACCGAAACAGGGGCCAGAGGCTGAGGCCAGCTGGGGTCGCCCCAGCACGgcttctggggggaggggggagttggGGCCCGTCCTGCACCTCCTGCCTCAGTCTCTCTgaggcctggcctctgggggcTGGTCTGTCCCTGAGCACCCTGACCCCACCTGACCCCACGGG
The sequence above is a segment of the Phyllostomus discolor isolate MPI-MPIP mPhyDis1 chromosome 2, mPhyDis1.pri.v3, whole genome shotgun sequence genome. Coding sequences within it:
- the GRAMD4 gene encoding GRAM domain-containing protein 4 encodes the protein MRVGPDLRSGEPDRHVAVKQRRGSVLNMLRRLDRIRFRGHKRDDFLDLAESPNASDTECGDDAPLKVPRASPRDSEELRDPAGPGTLIMAAGVQDFNRTEFDRLNEIKGHLEIALLEKHFLQEELRKLREETNAETLRQELDRERQRRIELEQKVQEVLKARAEEQTAPQPPKSQAQLSNGADRRSQGLCPRVQKWLYEKFGEYVEDFRFQPEESTVETEEPLSARRLTENMRRLKRGAKPVTSFVKNLSALSDWYSVYTSAIAFTVYMNAVWHGWALPMFLFLAILRLSLNYLIARGWRIQWSIVPEVSEVVEPPKEDLTVSEKFQLVLDVAQKAQNLFGKMADILEKIKNLFMWVQPEITQKLYVGLWAAFLASCFFPYRLLGLAMGLYAGIKFFLIDFIFKRCPRLRAKYDTPYIIWKSLPTDPQLKERASAAAVPRRLQTTASRSCVSSAPAGLSRDDDAGRFHGAKKGSFHEIFNLTENERPLAVCESGWRCCLINRDRKMPTDYIRNGVLYVTENYLCFESSKSGSSKRNKVIRLADITDIQKYKVLSVLPGSGMGIAVSTPSTQKPLVFGAMVHRDEAFETIFNQYVKITAAVAAASGDS